The proteins below are encoded in one region of Dioscorea cayenensis subsp. rotundata cultivar TDr96_F1 chromosome 18, TDr96_F1_v2_PseudoChromosome.rev07_lg8_w22 25.fasta, whole genome shotgun sequence:
- the LOC120281932 gene encoding UDP-glycosyltransferase 82A1 has protein sequence MTQVTSMVLVPYPAHGHITPMLRLARALRSLGITSIVALPDFMHRNYNSTDDQVIIEPIPSGFKENDDAKDFFSIDASMEKIMPGNLERIVRELEFAGGVACLVVDLLASWAVGVGQRCGVQVAGFWPAMFATYRVVFAIPELILNGFISECGIPILHHHHKINQDIILERDLLTSNQAKLSTKDLPWLVGEPSSQKSRFAFWLRVINRTRSLPWILINSFPKEDNNKITILPSLLSNHQLQTFHVGPLMLSINDKKILMNNINNSSNKKEHDKSIIQWLEKQEPCTVIYISFGTWVGPIAKEKIIELAMALEEAKRPFLWVLKEEKQWREGLPEGYLDRNAKKGKVVAWAPQEEVLKFQAVGCYLTHCGWNSTMEAIRHEKRLLCYPISGDQFVNCNYIVGVWGIGIKLEGLERGVILDGIEKIMVGREAEMIQKKVSEMKVRVMGDEEICATASNLESFVEVVREANSG, from the exons atgacaCAAGTGACAAGCATGGTTCTAGTCCCATACCCAGCGCACGGCCATATCACGCCGATGCTGCGGCTCGCTCGTGCGTTGCGCTCGCTCGGCATCACGTCCATCGTCGCACTACCAGACTTCATGCACAGAAACTACAACTCAACCGATGACCAAGTCATAATAGAACCGATTCCAAGTGGGTTCAAAGAGAATGATGATGCAAAAGACTTCTTCTCCATAGATGCTTCCATGGAAAAAATCATGCCGGGGAATTTAGAAAGGATTGTTAGGGAGTTGGAATTTGCAGGAGGTGTTGCATGTCTGGTGGTGGACTTGTTGGCGTCTTGGGCTGTAGGAGTGGGTCAACGTTGTGGCGTGCAGGTGGCCGGGTTTTGGCCGGCCATGTTTGCCACTTACCGGGTTGTATTTGCTATCCCGGAGCTCATTCTCAATGGGTTCATCTCTGAATGCG GAATCCCAATcctccatcatcatcataaaaTCAACCAAGATATAATCTTAGAGCGAGACTTGTTGACCTCCAACCAAGCAAAGTTGAGCACCAAAGACCTACCATGGTTAGTTGGTGAACCATCATCTCAAAAATCAAGATTTGCCTTCTGGTTAAGAGTTATAAACAGAACTAGATCTCTTCCATGGATCCTCATCAATTCCTTCCCAAAAGAAGATAACAACAAGATCACTATCCTTCCATCTCTTCTGTCCAACCATCAACTTCAAACTTTTCATGTAGGGCCATTAATGCTATCCattaatgataaaaagatactcatgaacaacatcaacaacagcagcaacaaGAAAGAACATGACAAGAGCATCATACAATGGTTGGAAAAACAAGAACCATGCACAGtgatatatatttcatttggGACTTGGGTTGGACCCATTGCAAAGGAGAAGATCATTGAGTTGGCAATGGCGTTGGAGGAGGCAAAGAGACCTTTCCTTTGGGTCCTTAAAGAAGAGAAACAATGGAGGGAAGGGTTACCAGAAGGTTACTTAGACCGTAATGCCAAAAAAGGGAAGGTGGTTGCATGGGCGCCTCAAGAGGAGGTGCTCAAGTTTCAGGCTGTTGGATGTTATCTCACACACTGTGGATGGAACTCAACAATGGAAGCTATAAGGCATGAGAAGAGACTCTTGTGTTATCCTATCTCTGGTGACCAGTTTGTGAACTGTAATTATATTGTTGGGGTTTGGGGGATTGGGATTAAGCTTGAAGGGTTGGAAAGAGGAGTTATATTGGATGGGATTGAGAAGATTATGGTTGGCAGAGAGGCGGAGATGATACAGAAGAAAGTGTCAGAAATGAAGGTGAGAGTCATGGGGGACGAAGAGATTTGTGCAACTGCAAGTAATCTTGAGTCCTTTGTGGAGGTTGTAAGAGAAGCAAATTCTGGTTGA